The Pseudomonas benzenivorans region CAAGCGTCGCTGAGCGAATGACCGCGCGTCCCGGGGCGAGGACCGGGAGGCGCGGTTTGCTACCGATTCATCGGCTAAGAGTAAGGCGGCGCCGTCAGTCGTCAGGCTTGTCGGCTTTGTCGTGCAACTCTTTTTCGATCTTTTCCAGTTCTTTCTCGAATGCTTGATCGAGAAGATTGGCCTTCTTACGCCAGGGTTTGCGCTCGGGGTCCGGTTGAGCGGCGTAGGTGGTGACTTCCCCGCCGTATACATCCTTGTAACGCTGCGCCTGGCGCTCGAGTTCGGCGCGCAGTTCGTCTTTCGTCACGTGGTTACCCATGGTCTGGAACTTTTAAGGTGACAACGCAAGGCTGCCTGCCTCGCTGCTACGGTCACCGCGTTCGCTGCGGCCTGAGCCGCTGTTTGGTTGTTGGAAGATGTTTCTGTTTGTAATTTGTTATTTTAATTCTAATTAAAACAAACGCTTATCTGTTTAAGCCGTTTCTTTTCACGGTCGGCAGATCCGCGTGGCAGTAATTATGGCGAACACCCGTTAAAAGTCTAGCGCCGATTGAATCCTAGTTAAGAACAGGGCATGCACGCTGTCACGGATTTTCTTCATGGTCGCGCGAGCGAATATTAGGAAGGGCGTGAATAAGTCGCGCGAAGTGTGGGGTATGACTGGTTGGTCACATATTCGGAGGCCGTCTCTAGCGCGACGGTGCGACTTTCATGTTGCGAACAGGGCGAAGGTCTTTGGTTGTCCGGAAACTCCGCGGGCCTTGCGCCGCCGGCGCGCCGGGCGCCTGAAAAAAGGGCCTCAAGTTTGGGCCGGACATTATTTTCCTGCCGATGTCGAATCCGTGCGCCGGCAGACGACTATCGATAGCCACCGCGAAAACAACCGAGAGGGAGAACGCCATGAAATACCTGTGCCTGGTCTACAGCGACGAGCGCGTGCTGCACGACTCGCCCGACAGCCCGCGCGACGAGGAATGTTTCGCCTACGCCGAGACGGTGCAGCAGAGCGGCCGCATGCTCGCCGCCGAGGCCCTGCAGCCGGTGCACACGGCCACCACGGTGCGCATGCGCGGCGGCCAGCTGGCGATCACCGACGGCCCCTTCGCCGAGACCAAGGAGCAGCTCGCCGGCTTCTACCTGGTCGAGGCCCGTGACCTCAACGAGGCCATTCAGATCGCCGGGAAGATTCCCGCCGCCCGGGTCGGCTCGGTGGAGGTGCGGCCGGTGCGCCAGCTGGATGTAGCACCGGCCGGCTGACCCGGCGCCCGCTACGCGCGCCATTCGACGACCATTACAGAGGAGCACCACCATGAGCACCGCAAACCGTCTACAAGACCCGCGCAGCCAGGTCCAGTCTTTGCTGGACAGCTGGGTGCAGGCCGTACAGGCCAAGGACGTCGCGCGCATCGTCGGTCACTATGCAACGGACGTCGTCGCTTACGACGCCATTCTCCAGCTGCAGTTCAAGGGCCGCGAGGCCTACGGCGCGCACTGGCAGGCCTGCATGGAGATGTGTGCGGGGCCGGGCTTCTTCGAGGTCCATGAGCCGACCCTGCTGGTCGGCGACGACCTGGCCCTGGGTTTCTACCTGTGCCACTGCGGCGGCAGCGACGACAAGGGCCAGGAGCAGGCGTCCTGGATGCGCGTGAGCCAGGGCTACCAGAAGCGCGACGGCCGCTGGCTGATCGTGCACGAGCACTTTTCCGCGCCGTTCGACATGCAGAGCGGCAAGGCGCTGTTCGATCTCAAACCTTGAGCGCTATCCGCGCCCCGGCCGCGGGGCGTCATTAACATCCGCAGGCCGCGGTCGCGGCCGCTGAGGAACCTTCATGAGCAGGAGAACAACCAGCATGCTCGGTTACGCCCTTATTGCCCTCGCTTTGCTCCTCGCCCTGTTGCTGACGCTGGTGGCCCGGCAGCCGGATGGCTTTAGTGTCGAGCGCTCGGTCAGCGTGGCGGCGCCGCCGGAGGCGGTGTTCGCCCAGGTCAACGATCTGCGCAACTGGGAGCGTTGGTCGCCCTGGGCCAAGCGTGACCCGGCCATGCAGAAGTCCTACGAGGGCCCCCCTGCCGGCGTCGGCGCGGTCTACCGCTGGGCCGGCAACAAGGAGGTCGGCGAAGGCAGCATGACCCTGGTCGAGAGCCGGCCGAACCAGTCGATCCGCATCCGACTGGTGTTCCTCAAGCCTTTTCAGGCCAGCAACGAGGCACAGTTCCAGTTCGCGCCTGAGGGCGAAGGCACCCGGGTGACCTGGAGCATGAGCGGCTCGAACAACTTCATGGCCAAGGCGATGCACCTGGTGATGGACATGGACAAGATGGTCGGCGGCGACTTCGAGCAGGGCCTCGCGCAGCTGCGGACGCTGGTGGAGGAGGGCGAGGGCGGCTGAGCCGCGAACCCTTTGTCCCATCCGGCGTTTTCACGGGGCTCGGGAACTGCGATCCTCGCGCCAATCGTCCAATCCACTGACCAGGTCAGGCATGACCGGGTCGCGCACGCCCGAGGCCCCCATGCAGATCAGCTCCGACTTCGACAGCGGCAATATCGAGGTGCTCGATGCCGGCAACCCGCAGCGAGTGCTGCTGGCCATACGTCCGGACCTCAATAGCCATCACTTCCAATGGTTTCACTTCAAGGTCGAGGGCCTGCTGCCCGGCCAGCGCTATGGTTTCAGCCTGAGCAACGCCGGCGAGTCGGCCTATAACCAGGCCTGGAGCGGTTACCACGCCGTCGCCTCCTACGACCAGCGCGACTGGTTTCGCGTGCCCAGTCGCTTCGAGGACGGCGCGCTGCAGTTCGAGCTGGAGCCGCGCGAGGCGCAGGTCTGGTTCGCCTACTTCGAGCCCTACAGCCGTGCACGGCACGACGGCTTGATCGCCCAGGCCCTGGAGCGGGCCGGCGCGGAGCTCTTCGCCTGCGGCCAGAGCGTCGAGGGGCGGGCCATCCAGCTATTGCGGGTCAGCCGCAACCGACAGGCGCCGCGCAAGCTCTGGATCATCGCCCAGCAGCACCCCGGCGAGCACATGGCCGAATGGTTTATGGAGGGGCTGATCGAGCGCCTGCAGCGCGATGACGCCGAGCTGGATGCCCTGCTGCAGCAGGCCGATCTCTACCTGGTGCCGAACATGAACCCCGACGGCGCCTTCCGCGGCCATCTGCGCACCAACGCCGCCGGCAAGGACCTCAACCGCGCCTGGCAGTCGGCCGATGCCAGGGAGACGCCCGAGGTGTATTTCGTCCAGCAGCAGATGCGCCGGGTCGGCGTCGACCTGTTCCTCGACATTCATGGCGACGAGGAAATCCCCCAGGTGTTCACCGTCGGCTGCGCGGGCAACCCCGGTTACAGCCCACGCCTGGCGGCCCTGGAGACGGAGTTCAGGCGCCGGCTGCTGGCCAGTGGCGCCGAATACCAGACCGCCCGCGGCTACCCGCTCGATGCGCCGGGCCAGGCCAACCTGACCCTGGCCTGCAACGCCGTGGGCCAGGAGTTCGATTGCCTGTCCTTCACCCTGGAGATGCCGTTCAAGGACCACGACGACCGGCCCGAGCCGAGCACCGGCTGGAACGGCGCGCGCTCCAAGCAGCTGGCCGAGAAGGTGCTCGGTGTGGTGGCGGCGATGGTCGACCAGCTGCGCTGAGCGGCAGAAAAAAGGCGACCCGAGGGTCGCCTTCTTATCGACTGCGAGCCGTTCAGGCGATCTTCTCGCCGTGGGCCTGCTGGTCGGCGTGGTAGGAGGAACGCACCAGGGGACCGGCGGCGACGTTCTTGAAGCCCATCCGGGCGCCTTGCTCGGCGAACCAGGCGAAGCTGTCCGGATGGATGAAGCGCTGCACCGGCAGATGACTGCGCGAGGGCTGCAGGTACTGGCCGAGGGTCAGCATGTCGATGTCGTGCTCGCGCATGCGCTGCATCACCTCGATCACCTCCTCGTCGGTCTCGCCCAGGCCGAGCATCAGCCCGGACTTGGTCGGCACCTGCGGCACCCGTTGCTTGAATTGCTGCAGCAGGTCCAGCGACCACTCGAAGTCCGAGCCCGGGCGCGCCGCCTTGTACAGGCGCGGCACGGTTTCCAGGTTGTGGTTGAACACATCCGGCGGCTCGGTCGCGGTGATCGCCAGGGCCACGTCCATGCGCCCGCGGTAGTCCGGCACCAGGGTCTCCAGCTGGATGGCCGGGCTCAGCGCGCGGATCTCCCGCAGGCAGTCGGCGAAGTGCTGGGCGCCGCCGTCGCGCAGGTCGTCGCGGTCCACCGAGGTGATCACCACGTATTTCAGGCGCAGGTCGGCGATGGCCACCGCCAGGTTCTTCGGCTCGTCCACATCCAGCGGCTTGGGCCGGCCGTGGCCGACGTCGCAGAAGGGGCAACGACGGGTGCAGATGTCGCCCATGATCATGAAGGTGGCGGTGCCGCCGGAGAAGCACTCGCCCAGGTTCGGGCAGCTGGCCTCTTCGCAGACGCTGTGCAGCTTGTGCTTGCGCAGCAGTTGCTTGATCCGCGCCACCTCGGGCGATGCGGCGATCTCCACCCGTATCCAGTCGGGCTTGCGCGGCAGTTGCTCAGTGGGAATGATCTTCACCGGAATGCGCGCCACCTTCTCGGCGCCGCGCAGCTTGACGCCCGCCTCGACCTTGGCCGGCTTGCCGGCGCTGTCCACAACAGTGCTCATGTTCGGTTTCCACTGAGAGCCGGTGCATCGCACCGGCAAGGGTTCAGGTGGAGGGGCAGGCCAGGCGCCGCCCCGAGTCGGCTCAGCCGCGGTAGTAGCGCTGCGGCACGAAGGGCGTCTTGGCCACTTTCATGGCCACGCGCTTGCCGCGCACCATCGCCCAGACTTCGCTGTCCAGCGCCACGTGGCTGCTCTGCACGTAGCCCATGGCCACCGGTGCACCGAGGGTCGGGCCGAAGCCGCCGCTGGTGACGGCGCCGATCACATTGCCCTCGGCGTCGACGATTTCCGCGCCTTCACGTACCGGCACCCGCTCCTGGGGCAACAGGCCGACGCGCTTGCTGGCCACGCCGCTCTGCTGTTGGGCGAAGATGCGCTCGGCGCCGGGGAAGCCGCCGGCCCGCGCGCCGTCGGCGCGGCGGGGCTTGGACATGGCCCACAGCAGGCTGGCCTCGATCGGCGTGGTGCTGGTGCTCATGTCGTGGCCGTACAGGCACAGACCGGCTTCCAGGCGCAGCGAGTCGCGCGCGCCGAGGCCGATGGCCGCGACCTCCGGCTCGGCCAGCAGGCTGCGCGCCAGGGTCTCGGCGTGTTCGTTGGGCATGGAGATCTCGTAGCCGTCTTCGCCGGTGTAGCCGGAGCGGCTGACGAAGCAGTCGACGCCCAGCAGGCGCACGCTGGCGAACTGCATAAAGGTCATCTGCGCCACTTCCGGGGCCAGGCGTGCCAGTACGTCCGCGGCCTTCGGGCCTTGCAGGGCGATCAGCGCGCGCGACTCGAACAGGCTTTCGATCTCGCAGCGGCCGCCGATCTGGCTGCGCAGGTGGGCCAGGTCCTGGTCCTTGCAGGCGGCGTTGACCACCAGGAACAGGCAGTCGTCGGCAAGCCGGGCGACCATCAGGTCGTCGAGGATGCCGCCATTGGCGTCGGTGAACATGGCATAGCGCTGCATGCCCATCGGCAGGTCGAGGATGTCCACCGGCACCAGGCTCTCGAGGGCGGCGGCGGCGTCGGCGCCGCGCAGGACGATCTGGCCCATGTGCGAGACGTCGAACAGGCCGGCGGCGTCGCGGGTGTGCAGGTGCTCTTTCATCACGCCCAGGGGGTACTGCACCGGCATGTCGTAGCCGGCGAAGGGCACCATGCGGGCGCCGAGTTCCAGGTGCAGGCTGTGCAGCGGGGTTTTCGCCAGGTTTTCGCTGGTCATGCGGAGTCTCCAGTAGGGTGCGCCGGGCGCACCTTGTCGTGGTCTATGGGTGGGTCGGGTAGGGCAGGCGCGCGTGGCGCCCGCCGCTCGTCAGCATTCGATGATGTTGACCGCCAGGCCGCCGCGGGCGGTTTCCTTGTACTTGCTCTTCATGTCGGCGCCGGTCTGGCGCATGGTGCGGATCACCTTGTCCAGCGACACGTAGTGCTGGCCGTCGCCGCGCAGGGCCATGCGCGCCGCGTTGATCGCCTTCACCGAGGCCATGGCGTTGCGTTCGATGCAGGGTACCTGGACCAGGCCACCGATCGGATCGCAGGTCAGGCCGAGGTTGTGCTCCATGCCGATCTCGGCGGCGTTCTCCACCTGCGCCACGCTGCCGCCGAGCACTTCGCACAGGGCGCCGGCGGCCATCGAACAGGCCACGCCGACCTCGCCCTGGCAGCCGACCTCGGCGCCGGAGATGGAGGCGTTCTCCTTGTACAGGATGCCGATGGCGGCGGCGGTGAGCAGGAAGCGCACCACGCCGTCCTCGTTGGCGCCGGGGATGAAGCGCATGTAGTAGTGCAGCACCGCCGGCACGATGCCGGCCGCGCCGTTGGTCGGCGCGGTCACCACGCGGCCGCCGCTGGCGTTTTCCTCGTTCACCGCCAGGGCGTAGAGGTTGACCCAGTCCAGCACGCTCAGCGAGTCGCGCAGGGCCGCTTCCGGGTGCTGGCTGAGCTGACGGTAGAGGGCGGCGGCGCGGCGCTTGACCTTGAGCCCGCCGGGCATGATGCCCTCGTTGTGGCAGCCGGCCTTGACGCAGTCCTGCATCACCTGCCAGATCTTCAGCAGGCCCTCGCGGGTCTCGGCCTCCGACCGCCAGGCCGCCTCGTTGGCCAGCATCACCTGGCTGATCGACAGGCTGTGGGCGGCGCACTGCTCCAGTAGCTGCTTGGCGTTCTTGAAGGGGTAGGCCAGGGGCGTCCTGTCCTCGACGATGCGGTCGGCGCCGGCGGCTTCCTCGTCGACCACGAAACCGCCGCCCACCGAGTAGTACTCGCGCGCGCGCAGTTGCAGGCCGGCGGCGTCGAAGGCGCGGAAGATCATGCCGTTGGGGTGATAGGGCAGGGGCTTCCTGATCATCGCCAGGTGTTCTTTCTCGACGAAGCGGATCGCCTTCTCGCCGAGCAGCTTGAGTTCGCCGGCCTTGCGCATGGCGGCCAGGCGCGCATCGATGGTGCTGGTGTCGATGGTGTCGGGCTGGTCGCCTTCCAGGCCGAGCAGCACGGCCTTGTCGCTGCCGTGGCCCTTGCCGGTGGCGCCGAGCGAGCCGTACAGCTCGACCTTGACCGATTCGGTGTTGGCCAGCAGCTCGTCGCGCTTGAGCCCTTCGACGAAACGCACGGCGGCGCGCATCGGCCCGACCGTATGCGAACTGGAGGGGCCGATGCCGATTTTGAATAGATCGAAAACGCTGAGTGACATGATGGACTCCGGCTTCTTGCGCTGCCCATGGCGCGCGCCCGTCAGGCGCGCGTCGGGCTAAGCAACCTAGTTATCTATTCAGCGTAGACCGGGAAGCTGGCGCACAGGCCCGCGACCTGACCACGGACCCGTTCGATGACGCTGGGGTTGTCCAGGTCGGCGAGGATGTCGCAGATCCAGCCGGCCAGCTCACGGCACTCGCCTTCCTTGAGGCCGCGGGTGGTGACCGCCGGGGTGCCGATGCGCAGGCCGGAGGTGACGAACGGCGACTGCGGGTCGTTCGGTACGGCGTTCTTGTTCACCGTGATGTGCGCGGCGCCCAGCGCCGCATCGGCGGCCTTGCCGGTCAGCCCCTGCTTGATCAGGCTGAGCAGGAACAGGTGGTTGTCGGTGCCGCCGGAGACCACCTCGAAGCCGCGGCCGACGAAGACTTCCGCCATGGCCTGGGCGTTCTTGATCACCTGGGCCTGGTAGTCCTTGAAGCCCGGCTCCAGGGCCTCCTTGAAGCACACCGCCTTGGCCGCGATCACGTGCATCAGCGGGCCGCCCTGGGCGCCGGGGAAGACCGCGGCGTTGAGCTTCTTCTCGATCTCCGGGTTGGCCTTGGCCAGGATCAGGCCGCCGCGCGGGCCGCGCAGGGTCTTGTGGGTGGTGGTGGTGACCACGTCGGCGAACGGAATCGGGTTCGGGTACAGGCCGGCGGCGACCAGGCCGGCGACGTGGGCCATGTCGACGAACAGCAGCGCACCGACCTTGTCGGCGATGGCGCGGAAGCGCGGGAAGTCCAGGGTCTTGGAGTAGGCGCTGAAGCCGGCGACGATCATCTTCGGCTGGTGCTCGACGGCAAGGCGCTCGACCTCGTCGTAGTCGATCAGGCCGTCGGCGTCGATGCCGTACTGCACGGCGTTGTACAGCTTGCCCGAGGAGCTGACCTTGGCGCCGTGGGTCAGGTGGCCGCCGTGGGCCAGGCTCATGCCCAGCAGGGTGTCGCCGGCGTTGAGCAGGGCCAGGTAGACGGCGCCGTTGGCCGAGGAGCCGGAGTGCGGCTGGACGTTGGCGTAGTCGGCGCCGAACAGCTGCTTGGCGCGGTCGATGGCCAGCTGCTCGACCAGGTCGACGTGCTCGCAACCGCCGTAGTAGCGCTTGCCCGGGTAGCCTTCGGCGTACTTGTTGGTCAGGCCGGTGCCCTGGGCCTGCATCACAGCGGGGCTGGTGTAGTTTTCCGAGGCGATCAGCTCGATATGGTCTTCCTGGCGGCGCTCTTCGGCGGCGATGGCGTGGGCCAGGGCCGGATCGTAGTGGTCCAGGGTCAGGCTTTTATAGAACATCGGATAAGTCCTGTACTAAGGGCGCGACCGCCTCGCGGTCGCGCCTGGGGGGTTAGCGTTGTACGGGGGCGCCGCCGGCCACACGGCCGTCGCGGGCGAAGTGGTCCTTGGTCAGCTTGACCACCACGGGGCTGAGCAGCAGCAGCGACAGCAGGTTGGGCAGCGCCATCAGGCCGTTGAGGGTGTCGGCGACCAGCCAGGCGAAGTCCAGCTGGGCGATGGCGCCGAAGGGCACGGCCAGGACCCAGAGGATGCGGAACGGCATGATCGACTGGGTGCCGACCAGGTACTCCCAGCATTTCTCGCCGAAGTAGCTCCAGCCGAGGATGGTGGTGAAGGCGAAGACCACCAGGGCGATGCTGAGGATGGCGCCGCCGAAGCCGGGCATGGCCGACTCGAAGGCCGCCGCCGACAGGCCGGCGCCGCTGGCACCGCTGGTCCAGACGCCCGAGGCGATGATCGCCAGGCCGGTCAGGGTGCAGATGATGATGGTGTCGATGAAGGTCCCGAGCATGCCGATCATCCCCGAGCGCACCGCGCTGGTGGTGGTGCCGGCCGCCTGGGCGATGCCGGCGGTGCCCAGGCCCGCCTCGTTGGAGAAGATGCCGCGGGCCACGCCGAAGCGGATGGCCGCCATCACCGCCGCGCCGGCGAAGCCACCGGTGGCGGCCACCGGGGTGAAGGCATGGGTGAAGATCAGCGAGAAGGCACCGGGGATGGCGTCGGCATTGACGATCAGCACCACGATGGCGGCGGCGACGTAGGTCACGCACATGGCCGGCACCAGGGTCGCGGCGACCTTGCCGATGCGCTTGATGCCGCCGAGGATCACCAGGCCGACGAAGGCCATGGCGACCAGGCCGGTGATCCAGGCCGGTACGCCGAAGGTGTCGGTCAGGGCGTGGGCCATGGAGTTGACCTGGACCATGTTGCCGATGCCGAAGCCGGCCAGGCCGCCGAAGATGGCGAAGGCGCTACCGAGCCACAGCCACTTCTTGCCCAGACCGTTCTTGATCGCATACATCGGCCCGCCGACGTGCTCCTTGCGCGCGTCGGTCTCGCGGTAATGTACCGCCAGCACCACTTCGCAGTACTTGGTGGCCATGCCGACCAGGGCGGTGCACCACATCCAGAACAGCGCGCCGGGGCCGCCGAGGAAGATCGCGGTGGCCACGCCGGCGATGTTGCCGGTGCCGACCGTGGCGGCCAGACAGGTCATCAGCGCCTGGAAGGGGCTGATCTCGCCACTGGCCTCGTCGCCTTTCTTGCGGCCCTGCCACATCAGGGCAAAGCCGGCGCCGATCTTGCTCAGGGGCATGAATTTCAGGCGCAGCATGAGGAACAGCCCGGTGCCGAGGATCGCCACCAGCATGGGCGGGCCCCAGACCAGGCCGTTGATTTGATTGGTAAGGGTGTTGATGAATTCCATGTAGAGCACCTCTTTCTTGTTGTAAGCGCGGGTTTACCCGCGTCGGATAGGGGCTTTCGTGCGGTTGTGCCGCAATGGGAATCGCTGGTGTGCAGGGTTGCCGCCGGTAGGCAGCGACCGTTGCGGGGAGGCGCGGCGAGCACCCTGGGTTTGCCGACACAAGCGGCGCGCCGCACCCCCCGCAAGGGGGCTGACCGCCGTCACAGCGGGCGGTCAGGTGCGGCCGCCGGGATGCCGGGGCATCCGTTCGGCCGCACTACTCTCAGGCCTCCTGATAGGCTTCGATGGACGGGCAGGCGCAGACCAGGTTGCGGTCGCCGAACACGTTGTCGACCCGGCCCACCGGTGGCCAGTACTTGGCTTCGACCAGCGAGGCCAGCGGGTACACCGCCTGCTCGCGGCTGTAGCCGTGGTTCCACTCGCCGGCCAGTTCGGCCGCGGTGTGCGGCGCGTTCTTCAGCGGGCTGCCGTCGGCCGGCACTTCGCCACGCTCCACCGCGCGGATTTCCTCGCGGATGGCGATCATGGCGTCGCAGAAGCGATCCAGTTCTTCCTTGGATTCGCTCTCGGTCGGCTCGATCATCAGGGTGCCGGCCACCGGGAAGGACATGGTCGGGGCGTGGAAGCCGAAGTCGATCAGGCGCTTGGCCACGTCGTCGACGCTGATGCCGCTGGTCTCCTTGAGCGGACGCAGATCCAGGATGCACTCGTGCGCCACCAGGCTGTTGCTGCCGGTGTAGAGCACCGGGTAGTGCTCCTCCAGGCGGCGGGCGATGTAGTTGGCATTGAGGATCGCCAGTTGCGAGGCGCGCTTGAGGCCTTCGCCGCCCATCATGCTGATGTACATCCAGGTGATCGGCAGGATGCTGGCGCTGCCGTACGGCGCGGCGCTGACCGCACCTTCCTTGCGCGCCATCTTGTCGTGGCCGGGCAGGAAGGGGATCAGGTGGGCCTTGACGCCGATCGGGCCGACGCCCGGGCCGCCACCGCCGTGGGGGATGCAGAAGGTCTTGTGCAGGTTCAGGTGCGACACGTCGCCGCCGAACTGGCCCGGGGCGCAGAGGCCGACCATGGCGTTCATGTTGGCGCCGTCGATGTACACCTGGCCGCCGTTGTCGTGGACGATCTGGCAGATCTCGCGGATGCCTTCCTCGAACACGCCGTGGGTGGACGGGTAGGTGATCATCAGCGCGGCCAGGCGCTCCTTGTGCTCGACGGCCTTGGCGCGCAGGTCTTCGATGTCGACGTTGCCCAGGCTGTCGCACGCGGTCACCACCACACGCATGCCGGCCATGCTGGCGGTCGCCGGGTTGGTGCCGTGGGCGGACTGCGGGATCAGGCAGATGTCGCGCTGCTCCTCGCCGCGGCTGCGGTGGTAGGCGCGGATCGCCAAGAGACCCGCGTATTCGCCCTGGGAGCCGGCGTTCGGCTGCAGGGAGACGCCGTCGTAGCCGGTGGCGGCGCAGAGCATGGCCTCCAGCTCGTCGGTGAGCTGGCGGTAGCCCTGGCTCTGCTCGCTCGGGGCGAAGGGGTGCAGGTTGCCGAACTCGGCCCAGGTCACCGGGATCATCTCGCTGGTGGCGTTGAGCTTCATGGTGCAGGAGCCCAGCGGGATCATGCTGCGGTCCAGGGCCAGGTCCTTGTCGGCCAGCTTGCGCAGGTAGCGCATCAGCTCGGTTTCGCTGTGGTAGCGGTTGAACACCGGGTGCGCCAGGATCGCCGACTGGCGCAGCAGGCCTTGCGGCAGGCGCGCGGCGACGCTGGCGGCCAGGGCGTCGAAGTCCGGCAGGCTCTGGCCGTCGGCGAACACCGCCCACAGGGCCGATACGGCGGCCGGGGTGGTGGTCTCGTCGAGGGACAGGCCCAGGCGCTCGGCGTCGATCTCACGCAGGTTGATCCCGGCGGCGCGGGCCTTGGCGTGCAGGGCGGCGGTCTGGGCGCCGCTGGCGATGCTCAGGGTGTCGAAGAAGTTTGCCTGCTCGACGCCGTAGCCGAGCTGGCTCAGGCCCTGGGCGAGGATCGCGGTCAGCTGGTGCACGCGCTTGGCGATGCGGGTCAGGCCCTGGGGACCGTGGTAC contains the following coding sequences:
- the gcvP gene encoding aminomethyl-transferring glycine dehydrogenase, with amino-acid sequence MTDAIDLSTANEFIARHIGPRDADVASMLELLGYASLEAMIDSVIPESIKGSSVLQMTAGLSEADALAKIKAIAAKNQQFTSYIGQGYHGTHTPAPILRNLLENPAWYTAYTPYQPEISQGRLEALLNFQTLIIDLTGLPIANASLLDEATAAAEAMTFCKRLSKNKASNAFFASQHCHPQTLDVLRTRAEPLGIEVVVGDERSIDDASAYFGALLQYPASNGDIFDYRELVERFHAVGALVAVAADLLALTLLTPPGEFGADVAIGSAQRFGVPLGFGGPHAAYFATREAFKRDMPGRLVGVSVDRFGKPALRLAMQTREQHIRREKATSNICTAQVLLANIASMYAVYHGPQGLTRIAKRVHQLTAILAQGLSQLGYGVEQANFFDTLSIASGAQTAALHAKARAAGINLREIDAERLGLSLDETTTPAAVSALWAVFADGQSLPDFDALAASVAARLPQGLLRQSAILAHPVFNRYHSETELMRYLRKLADKDLALDRSMIPLGSCTMKLNATSEMIPVTWAEFGNLHPFAPSEQSQGYRQLTDELEAMLCAATGYDGVSLQPNAGSQGEYAGLLAIRAYHRSRGEEQRDICLIPQSAHGTNPATASMAGMRVVVTACDSLGNVDIEDLRAKAVEHKERLAALMITYPSTHGVFEEGIREICQIVHDNGGQVYIDGANMNAMVGLCAPGQFGGDVSHLNLHKTFCIPHGGGGPGVGPIGVKAHLIPFLPGHDKMARKEGAVSAAPYGSASILPITWMYISMMGGEGLKRASQLAILNANYIARRLEEHYPVLYTGSNSLVAHECILDLRPLKETSGISVDDVAKRLIDFGFHAPTMSFPVAGTLMIEPTESESKEELDRFCDAMIAIREEIRAVERGEVPADGSPLKNAPHTAAELAGEWNHGYSREQAVYPLASLVEAKYWPPVGRVDNVFGDRNLVCACPSIEAYQEA